In a genomic window of Mycolicibacter heraklionensis:
- a CDS encoding TetR/AcrR family transcriptional regulator, which produces MAARDRLINSAIALLQRKGVAGTGISELLAHSGIARRSVYLNFPGGKAELVASAARTAGRTTSDMIRRLLVEADAVTAVEAFIAVWKEALIGSEFRAGCPIVAAALGRSEAPDAADVAGAVFADWERLLADRLEEADVAPATAQQLATTTIAAVEGAVIMSLAAKSAAPLLRTGQLLKELVAQHTRP; this is translated from the coding sequence ATGGCGGCGCGCGACCGGCTCATCAACAGTGCGATCGCACTACTGCAGCGCAAGGGTGTTGCGGGTACCGGGATTTCCGAACTGCTCGCCCACAGTGGGATCGCGCGACGCTCGGTGTACCTCAACTTTCCTGGCGGCAAAGCCGAACTCGTCGCCAGCGCGGCCAGAACCGCGGGTCGGACGACCTCTGACATGATCCGGCGGTTGCTGGTCGAGGCGGATGCGGTGACGGCCGTCGAGGCGTTCATTGCGGTGTGGAAGGAAGCCTTGATCGGCAGCGAGTTTCGTGCGGGCTGTCCGATTGTGGCCGCAGCGTTGGGACGCTCCGAAGCGCCCGATGCGGCCGATGTCGCCGGCGCGGTGTTCGCCGACTGGGAGCGCCTACTGGCCGATCGGCTGGAAGAGGCCGATGTCGCGCCCGCGACCGCGCAGCAGCTGGCCACCACCACCATCGCTGCGGTTGAAGGTGCGGTGATCATGTCGCTGGCCGCCAAATCGGCGGCGCCGTTGCTGCGGACCGGGCAGCTGCTCAAGGAGCTTGTCGCGCAGCACACCCGGCCCTAG